The Yersinia intermedia genome window below encodes:
- a CDS encoding DedA family protein, producing the protein MTLNDVITIVIDFVREHEAWAIPIVFILAFGESLVFLSLLLPATVILLGLGALIGESGISFWPIWAAAAAGAFFGDWLSYWVGVHYKDRVGTLWPLSRNPQLLVRGHAFFERWGFFGAFIGRFFGPLRAVVPLVAGICTMPKFYFQLANITSAIIWAFGILAPGAFGIQWLSHWID; encoded by the coding sequence ATGACCCTGAATGATGTCATTACTATCGTTATCGATTTTGTTCGTGAACACGAGGCATGGGCGATTCCTATCGTCTTTATTCTGGCTTTTGGTGAGTCGCTCGTCTTTCTTTCTTTACTGCTACCTGCAACGGTTATCTTGCTCGGATTGGGGGCGCTAATCGGTGAAAGTGGTATCTCTTTCTGGCCAATTTGGGCCGCTGCTGCGGCAGGTGCTTTCTTTGGCGACTGGCTCTCCTATTGGGTTGGTGTCCATTACAAAGACCGAGTCGGCACTCTGTGGCCACTTTCCCGCAATCCTCAGTTACTCGTTCGTGGCCATGCATTCTTTGAGCGTTGGGGATTCTTTGGCGCGTTTATTGGCCGTTTCTTTGGCCCACTCCGTGCAGTTGTCCCTTTGGTTGCCGGTATCTGTACTATGCCAAAGTTCTATTTTCAGTTAGCCAATATCACTTCCGCTATAATTTGGGCCTTCGGTATTCTGGCTCCAGGTGCGTTCGGCATTCAATGGCTATCTCACTGGATAGATTAA
- the rmuC gene encoding DNA recombination protein RmuC: MDISLFYGLAGCLIGGLIGWLIASLYQQRNKAQQDIERRLLEQALQQTQQGSVELQAVLQRNEQQLRQGELEQRNLHSQLAANAEKLQQLAHWRNECDQLNQELRAQREVNSAQEAELREVTIRLEETRLTSEEKQRLLINSEQRLTTQFENLANRIFEQTGRRADEQNKQSLDSLLLPLREQLDGFRRQVQDSFGQEARERHTLTHEIRSLQQLNAQMAREALNLTKALKGDNKTQGNWGEVVLAKVLEASGLREGYEYQTQVSVKLDSNSRMQPDVIVRLPQGKDVVIDAKMSLVAYERYFNSEDDAEREVALNEHLSSLRAHIRMLGRKDYQQLPGLRSLDYVLMFIPVEPAFLVAIDRQPELISEALQHNIMLVSPTTLLVALRTITNLWRYEHQSQNAQRIADKAAKLYDKLRLFVDDMESLGQSLDKAHLSYRQAMNKLSQGRGNLIGQVESFRTLGVEVKRPISPLLAERASAEHQPEGDLALSDDVESETYPKQSGLQ, translated from the coding sequence GTGGATATCAGTTTATTTTATGGGCTGGCGGGTTGCCTTATCGGTGGTCTTATTGGTTGGCTAATTGCTAGCTTGTACCAGCAGCGGAATAAAGCGCAGCAGGATATAGAACGGCGATTACTAGAGCAGGCCTTACAGCAGACACAGCAGGGTTCTGTCGAGCTACAGGCTGTTTTACAGCGTAACGAACAGCAATTACGGCAAGGTGAATTGGAACAACGTAATTTGCACAGCCAATTGGCGGCAAATGCTGAAAAACTGCAACAGTTGGCCCATTGGCGTAATGAATGTGATCAACTCAATCAAGAACTCCGCGCTCAAAGAGAAGTGAATAGCGCCCAAGAGGCGGAACTGCGCGAAGTCACTATCCGCCTGGAAGAAACGCGTCTGACTAGCGAGGAAAAACAGCGACTCCTCATTAACAGTGAACAGCGGCTGACCACACAATTCGAAAATCTGGCGAACCGCATCTTTGAACAAACTGGCCGTCGTGCGGACGAACAAAATAAACAAAGTCTGGACAGCCTATTACTGCCTTTACGGGAACAGTTGGATGGTTTCCGCCGTCAGGTTCAGGATAGCTTTGGACAGGAAGCCAGGGAGCGCCACACGCTGACCCATGAAATACGCAGTCTGCAACAATTGAATGCTCAAATGGCGAGGGAAGCACTAAACCTGACTAAGGCACTGAAAGGTGATAATAAAACGCAGGGGAACTGGGGTGAAGTCGTTCTGGCTAAAGTGCTTGAAGCTTCGGGGCTGCGTGAAGGTTATGAGTATCAAACGCAGGTGAGTGTAAAGCTTGATAGCAACAGCCGTATGCAGCCAGATGTCATTGTGCGCCTACCTCAGGGTAAAGATGTGGTGATTGACGCTAAAATGTCGTTGGTTGCATATGAACGCTATTTTAATAGCGAAGATGACGCAGAGCGGGAAGTCGCGCTGAATGAGCATTTATCGTCGCTGCGCGCCCATATTAGAATGTTGGGCCGTAAGGATTACCAGCAACTTCCGGGATTGCGGTCGCTTGATTATGTACTGATGTTCATTCCGGTTGAACCTGCTTTTCTGGTGGCCATTGACCGCCAGCCAGAGTTGATAAGTGAAGCACTACAGCACAATATTATGTTGGTTAGCCCGACAACATTGCTGGTGGCTTTGCGGACTATTACCAATTTATGGCGCTACGAACATCAAAGTCAGAATGCACAGCGTATTGCCGATAAAGCCGCCAAACTCTATGACAAGTTGCGCTTATTTGTTGATGACATGGAATCATTGGGGCAAAGCCTCGATAAAGCGCACCTAAGTTATCGTCAGGCAATGAACAAACTGTCGCAAGGCCGTGGTAACCTGATTGGGCAAGTAGAAAGTTTTCGCACACTGGGGGTCGAGGTAAAACGGCCTATTAGCCCATTACTGGCGGAAAGAGCCAGTGCTGAGCATCAACCAGAAGGCGATTTAGCGCTATCCGATGATGTTGAGTCAGAGACATATCCAAAGCAATCAGGATTACAGTAA